One window of Microbacterium sp. Root61 genomic DNA carries:
- a CDS encoding ABC transporter ATP-binding protein, which translates to MTLAPLASFDHVTRRYGDIVAADDVTLDIAPGQIVGLLGPNGAGKSTLLSLLQGLRRPTSGTVRLFGGDPRDVRNRQLLGSTPQETALPEALKVGEVIDFVGGHFAHRVSTADLAAQFGLGDLLRRQTGSLSGGQKRRVSVALAFVGAPSLVVLDEPTTGLDVDARRSLWDAIRAQHAAGVTIVVTSHYLEEIEALAERVVVVDHGRILADDTIGSVLAHVGRSRVRILTPDPVAVARLDPSAHHETDGDGELFTMTDADGFVRALVGSGIPFQGLTVRGATLEEAFLALTDSTDRKASA; encoded by the coding sequence ATGACCCTCGCACCGCTCGCCTCCTTCGACCACGTCACCCGCCGCTACGGCGACATCGTGGCGGCGGATGACGTCACGCTCGACATCGCGCCCGGTCAGATCGTCGGCCTGCTCGGCCCCAACGGCGCCGGCAAGTCCACGCTGCTCTCCCTGCTGCAGGGGCTGCGGCGCCCGACCTCCGGGACGGTCCGCCTCTTCGGCGGCGACCCGCGGGACGTGCGCAATCGGCAGCTGCTCGGCAGCACGCCGCAGGAGACCGCGCTGCCGGAGGCGCTCAAGGTGGGCGAGGTCATCGACTTCGTCGGCGGTCACTTCGCTCACCGGGTGTCCACGGCCGACCTCGCCGCCCAGTTCGGGCTCGGGGATCTGCTCCGCCGGCAGACCGGATCCCTCTCCGGCGGTCAGAAGCGTCGCGTCAGCGTCGCGCTCGCGTTCGTCGGAGCGCCGTCCCTGGTGGTGCTCGACGAGCCGACGACGGGACTGGATGTGGATGCGCGCCGATCCCTGTGGGACGCCATCCGCGCGCAGCACGCCGCGGGCGTGACCATCGTCGTCACCAGCCACTACCTCGAAGAGATCGAGGCGCTCGCCGAGCGTGTGGTGGTGGTCGACCACGGCCGGATCCTCGCCGACGACACGATCGGCAGCGTGCTCGCCCACGTCGGGCGCAGCCGAGTGCGCATCCTGACGCCGGACCCGGTCGCCGTCGCACGGCTCGACCCGTCCGCTCACCATGAGACCGACGGAGACGGTGAGCTGTTCACGATGACCGACGCGGACGGATTCGTCCGCGCACTCGTGGGCAGCGGCATCCCGTTCCAGGGACTCACGGTGCGCGGCGCCACCCTCGAGGAAGCGTTCCTCGCCCTCACCGACTCGACCGACCGAAAGGCCTCCGCATGA
- a CDS encoding ABC transporter permease: MSAITLDRTGGSTPSIVRITLLHAKYNLIETFRIPVAVIGAMVFPALALLFFVVPNRAVADNPEFATQAVISLSVFAVMSNGLFSFGLTIAESREKPWDPYLRTLPASGLARVLAQIFSTGALGIVAIIPVIVVGGLFTAATASPGRIVLGLFALAVSAVPFMLIGICIGYAMPMKAAIAVVQVIMFGLAFGGGLFLPPQIFADWLNTISQWFPSRQAREFVIWAVQGGDLEWWVWVGIVVWTIVFLILALVLFRRDEGRRYR, translated from the coding sequence ATGAGCGCCATCACGCTGGACCGCACGGGCGGAAGTACCCCGAGCATCGTCCGGATCACCCTGCTGCACGCCAAGTACAACCTCATCGAGACGTTCCGCATCCCGGTCGCCGTCATCGGCGCGATGGTCTTCCCAGCGCTCGCCCTGCTCTTCTTCGTCGTGCCCAACCGCGCCGTGGCCGACAACCCGGAGTTCGCGACGCAGGCGGTCATCTCGCTGTCGGTGTTCGCCGTGATGTCGAACGGCCTGTTCAGCTTCGGCCTCACGATCGCCGAGAGCAGGGAGAAGCCGTGGGATCCGTACCTGCGCACCCTCCCGGCATCCGGGCTCGCGCGTGTGCTCGCCCAGATCTTCTCGACCGGGGCGCTCGGAATCGTCGCGATCATCCCCGTCATCGTCGTGGGTGGCCTCTTCACCGCGGCCACCGCATCCCCCGGGCGTATCGTGCTCGGGTTGTTCGCGCTCGCCGTGTCGGCGGTGCCGTTCATGCTGATCGGCATCTGCATCGGCTACGCGATGCCGATGAAGGCCGCGATCGCCGTCGTGCAGGTCATCATGTTCGGGCTGGCGTTCGGCGGCGGACTGTTCCTCCCGCCGCAGATCTTCGCCGACTGGCTCAACACGATCTCGCAGTGGTTCCCGTCGCGCCAGGCGCGGGAGTTCGTCATCTGGGCCGTGCAGGGCGGCGATCTGGAGTGGTGGGTGTGGGTCGGCATCGTCGTCTGGACGATCGTCTTCCTCATCCTGGCGCTCGTCCTGTTCCGTCGTGACGAGGGCCGCCGCTACCGCTGA
- a CDS encoding MerR family transcriptional regulator → MYTIGEFALYGRVSVRMLRHYDAIGLLRPARVDARSGYRSYDAAQFATLGRIVGLRDLGLGLEVIRGVIDGSTDAAGTRALLASRRAELCDQIAADHERIRRLDERLRILEGSTIMSAAVEIKTLAPVAVLEASAVAPGPGPENVSPVIGPLYDRLAAAISAAGLAVREPAYALYEAVDGENEDAGLRVRAGYTAADGDRAADGFDVVVLPAVPLAATIVHHGVMSRIGETWNELMEWMPANGYRPSGLCREVYLVTDPLPQQEWVTELQQPVERI, encoded by the coding sequence ATGTACACCATTGGAGAGTTCGCTCTGTACGGACGGGTGAGCGTTCGGATGCTGCGGCACTACGACGCGATCGGGCTGCTCAGGCCCGCCCGGGTCGACGCGAGATCCGGGTACCGGTCGTACGACGCCGCGCAGTTCGCGACGCTCGGGCGCATCGTGGGCCTGCGCGATCTCGGCCTCGGACTCGAAGTGATCCGCGGAGTGATCGACGGATCGACGGATGCCGCGGGCACGCGCGCCCTGCTCGCCTCCCGTCGAGCCGAGCTGTGCGATCAGATCGCCGCAGACCACGAGCGCATCCGCCGCCTGGACGAACGCCTCCGCATTCTGGAAGGAAGCACCATCATGTCCGCTGCCGTCGAAATCAAAACCCTTGCCCCCGTCGCGGTGCTGGAGGCATCCGCCGTGGCCCCGGGGCCGGGACCGGAGAACGTTTCGCCCGTCATCGGGCCCCTCTACGACCGGCTCGCGGCGGCGATCAGCGCCGCCGGCCTGGCGGTGCGGGAACCGGCCTATGCGCTGTACGAAGCGGTCGATGGTGAGAACGAGGATGCCGGGCTGCGCGTGCGCGCGGGCTACACGGCGGCCGACGGAGATCGCGCCGCGGATGGGTTCGATGTCGTCGTGCTGCCCGCCGTGCCGCTGGCTGCGACGATCGTGCACCACGGTGTGATGTCGCGCATCGGTGAGACGTGGAACGAGCTCATGGAGTGGATGCCGGCCAACGGTTATCGTCCGTCCGGCCTGTGTCGTGAGGTGTACCTCGTCACCGACCCGCTGCCGCAACAGGAGTGGGTGACCGAGCTGCAGCAGCCGGTCGAAAGGATCTGA
- a CDS encoding winged helix-turn-helix domain-containing protein yields the protein MDELDPVIHAQARLRIMATLATIDAGDQISFARLQELLDMTAGNLSTHLRKLEDAAYVEVVKTHKGRTPITYIALTKQGRRAFEDYMDALRGVLGASS from the coding sequence GTGGATGAGCTCGACCCGGTCATCCACGCGCAGGCGCGGCTGCGGATCATGGCGACGCTGGCGACGATCGACGCGGGCGACCAGATCTCGTTCGCACGGCTCCAGGAGCTGCTGGACATGACCGCGGGCAACCTCTCCACGCATCTGCGGAAGCTGGAGGATGCCGCGTACGTCGAGGTCGTCAAGACCCACAAGGGCCGCACGCCCATCACCTACATAGCCCTGACCAAGCAAGGCCGTCGCGCCTTCGAGGACTACATGGACGCCCTCCGCGGCGTCCTGGGAGCATCATCATGA
- the hrpA gene encoding ATP-dependent RNA helicase HrpA, producing the protein MPSPEPVITYPPELPVSAARDEIALAIRDHQVVIVAGATGSGKTTQLPKICLELGRTKIAHTQPRRIAARTIAERIAEELEVPLGTTVGYKVRFTDKVTEDTRVTLMTDGILLNEIHRDRLLSRYDTIIVDEAHERSLNVDFLIGYLRRILPKRPDLRVIVTSATIDPESFAKHFADAAGNPAPIIEVSGRTYPVEIRYRGQVEEVATDGAADEGGSARSNREPATARPKRAPVTKRDDTPDDVDAIVAALRELDREPSGDVLVFLPGEAEIRDAADAVRGAYAKDTSPTEVLPLYGRLSAAEQHRVFERSTVAGVRRRVILATNVAETSLTVPGIRYVVDTGTARISRYSVRTKIQQLPIEAISQASAQQRAGRAGRTAPGIAIRLYSEEDFEKRPEFTEPEILRTSLASVILQMLALGFGDITAFPFLTPPDSRGVKAAFDLLLELGAVRPAERGTRSGDQPKGPALTPLGREIARLPIDPRFARMLLEARKTGVLSDVMAIVAGMSIQDVRERPEERREEADRLHARFTDPTSDFLSMLNLWNHLQEQQAELGSSAFRRLCRAEHLNYVRVREWVDVHRQLRSLVSRSDKGERHDSGGSADPDEIHKAILSGLLSHIGMLDERSSARASNARTDTKRQPAAEYVGARGARFAIFPGSGLKKKRPDVVMAAELVETSRLFARTVAAIDPAWAEPLAGDLAKRQLGDPHWSKTAGAAVASEKVTLFGVEIIPRRRVQLARYDRPLARELFLRHALVEEDWDPSYLDKQLTAFLRRNLEQRRRLEKIEERERRRDILVGDEAVFAFYDARVPQDVFDARSFEAWWRDASSRTPRLLDLTEADLVDEAARGDARDFPARWQQGDQVLSLAYRFEPGAPDDGVTVIVPLALLAQLRPDGFDWQVPGMRAELVTALLRALPKAIRRNVVPAADWAARFSDELAGLGPEAHNGLPATTLRETLARLVQRVANQPVTAADFDMSRVPEHLQVSFRAVDERGRAAASDRDLLALQTRLADRARTTVERSLQRGAERSNAPESGSKTGPMPPSGPQGPAAAPLTRTGLTDWTFDDLPEVVDTKVAGGVVRGYPALVDDGATVSVRIETTPEEAARQTRAGARRLLLLTVPSAAAYVLEHLTANEKLALAASPYPSAKALIEDCRTAVADAVIARLSPTGVIRTRAEFARVRDAFSAGVVDDVFKTVSLTARILILARDADRAVRSQNSLVLLGALNDIRGQLSGLVFPGFVAQTGLARLAQLPRYLQGVLERLSGLADNPGRDRQRMTEFERAAALFADAGGVIPPPPDAPASLVHARWLLEEYRMSLFAQRVGAGEPVSLQRITKTLAG; encoded by the coding sequence ATGCCCTCTCCCGAACCCGTCATCACGTACCCGCCGGAGCTGCCCGTCAGCGCCGCGCGGGACGAGATCGCGCTCGCCATCCGCGACCATCAGGTCGTGATCGTGGCCGGCGCAACCGGTTCGGGCAAGACCACGCAGCTGCCGAAGATCTGCCTCGAGCTCGGTCGCACGAAGATCGCGCACACTCAACCGCGCCGCATCGCGGCCCGCACGATCGCCGAGCGCATCGCCGAAGAGCTCGAGGTGCCGCTCGGCACCACGGTCGGCTACAAGGTCCGCTTCACCGACAAGGTGACCGAGGACACCCGGGTCACGCTCATGACCGACGGCATCCTGCTGAACGAGATCCATCGCGACCGGCTGCTCAGCCGCTACGACACGATCATCGTGGACGAGGCGCACGAGCGGTCCCTGAACGTCGACTTCCTCATCGGGTACCTGCGCCGCATCCTTCCGAAGCGCCCGGATCTGCGCGTCATCGTGACCAGCGCGACGATCGATCCGGAGAGCTTCGCGAAGCACTTCGCGGATGCCGCGGGCAACCCCGCCCCGATCATCGAGGTCTCCGGACGCACGTATCCCGTCGAGATCCGCTACCGCGGACAGGTCGAGGAGGTCGCGACTGACGGCGCTGCGGACGAGGGAGGATCGGCTCGATCCAACCGCGAACCGGCCACTGCCCGACCGAAGCGGGCTCCTGTCACCAAGCGCGACGACACCCCCGACGACGTCGACGCCATCGTCGCGGCCCTGCGCGAGCTCGACCGCGAGCCGTCCGGCGATGTGCTCGTCTTCCTTCCGGGTGAGGCGGAGATCCGGGATGCCGCGGACGCCGTCCGCGGCGCCTACGCCAAGGACACCTCACCCACCGAGGTGCTCCCCCTGTACGGCCGACTGAGCGCCGCCGAGCAGCATCGCGTGTTCGAGCGCTCCACCGTCGCCGGCGTGCGTCGCCGCGTCATCCTCGCCACCAACGTCGCCGAGACGAGCCTGACAGTTCCCGGCATCCGCTACGTCGTGGACACCGGCACGGCACGCATCTCGCGCTACAGCGTCCGCACCAAGATCCAGCAGCTGCCGATCGAGGCGATCTCGCAGGCCTCCGCCCAGCAGCGCGCCGGCCGTGCGGGTCGCACCGCCCCGGGCATCGCGATCCGGCTGTACTCGGAGGAGGACTTCGAGAAGCGCCCCGAGTTCACCGAGCCCGAGATCCTGCGCACGAGCCTGGCCTCCGTCATCCTGCAGATGCTGGCGCTCGGTTTCGGCGACATCACCGCCTTCCCGTTCCTCACCCCGCCCGATTCACGCGGGGTGAAGGCCGCCTTCGACCTCCTGCTCGAGCTCGGCGCGGTGCGACCCGCCGAGCGCGGCACGCGGTCGGGCGACCAGCCGAAGGGGCCGGCGCTCACTCCCCTGGGCCGGGAGATCGCGCGCCTGCCGATCGACCCGCGATTCGCCCGCATGCTGCTGGAAGCGCGCAAGACCGGAGTGTTGTCCGATGTGATGGCGATCGTCGCGGGCATGTCGATCCAGGACGTGCGCGAGCGTCCGGAGGAGCGCCGCGAGGAGGCCGACCGGCTGCACGCGCGCTTCACCGATCCGACCAGCGACTTCCTGAGCATGCTCAACCTCTGGAACCACCTTCAGGAGCAGCAGGCCGAGCTGGGATCCAGCGCGTTCCGGCGCCTCTGCCGTGCCGAGCACCTCAACTACGTGCGGGTGCGGGAATGGGTCGACGTCCACCGCCAGTTGCGCTCGCTCGTCTCGCGCTCCGACAAAGGCGAACGGCATGATTCCGGCGGTTCGGCCGATCCGGACGAGATCCACAAGGCGATCCTGTCCGGATTGCTCTCGCACATCGGCATGCTCGACGAGCGCAGCTCCGCCCGGGCGTCGAACGCGCGCACTGACACGAAGCGCCAGCCGGCGGCCGAGTACGTCGGTGCCCGCGGCGCGCGGTTCGCGATCTTCCCCGGATCCGGACTGAAGAAGAAGCGCCCGGACGTGGTGATGGCCGCCGAGCTCGTCGAGACCTCGCGCCTGTTCGCCCGCACGGTCGCGGCGATCGATCCGGCCTGGGCCGAGCCGCTCGCCGGTGACCTCGCGAAGCGGCAGCTCGGGGATCCGCACTGGTCCAAGACCGCGGGAGCGGCCGTCGCGTCCGAGAAGGTCACGCTCTTCGGCGTCGAGATCATCCCGCGCCGCCGCGTGCAGCTGGCCCGGTACGACCGGCCCCTCGCCCGCGAGCTGTTCCTGCGGCACGCCCTCGTCGAGGAGGACTGGGACCCGTCCTACCTCGACAAGCAGCTCACCGCCTTCCTCCGCCGCAACCTCGAGCAGCGACGACGCCTGGAGAAGATCGAGGAGCGCGAGCGCCGCCGCGACATCCTCGTCGGCGACGAAGCCGTCTTCGCGTTCTACGACGCCCGCGTCCCGCAGGACGTCTTCGATGCCCGCTCCTTCGAAGCCTGGTGGCGCGATGCCTCGTCCCGCACCCCGCGACTGCTCGATCTGACCGAGGCCGACCTCGTCGACGAGGCCGCCCGCGGCGACGCCCGCGACTTCCCCGCGCGCTGGCAGCAGGGCGATCAGGTGCTGTCGCTGGCGTACCGCTTCGAGCCGGGGGCGCCGGATGACGGTGTCACGGTCATCGTGCCGCTCGCACTGCTCGCGCAGCTGCGCCCGGACGGATTCGACTGGCAGGTGCCGGGGATGCGGGCCGAGCTCGTCACCGCCCTGCTCCGCGCACTGCCCAAGGCGATCCGCCGCAACGTCGTGCCCGCGGCGGACTGGGCGGCCCGGTTCTCCGACGAACTGGCCGGGCTCGGCCCGGAGGCGCACAACGGCCTGCCCGCGACGACGCTCCGCGAGACGCTCGCGCGGCTGGTCCAGCGGGTGGCGAACCAGCCCGTGACCGCGGCCGATTTCGACATGAGCCGAGTGCCGGAGCACCTGCAGGTCTCGTTCCGGGCCGTGGACGAACGTGGCCGGGCCGCGGCATCCGATCGCGATCTGCTCGCTCTGCAGACCCGGCTCGCCGACCGCGCGCGCACCACGGTGGAGCGCTCGCTGCAGCGCGGCGCAGAGCGTTCGAACGCACCGGAGTCGGGTAGCAAGACAGGGCCGATGCCGCCGTCCGGTCCTCAGGGCCCTGCCGCTGCCCCGCTGACCCGGACGGGCCTCACGGACTGGACCTTCGACGATCTCCCCGAAGTCGTCGACACGAAGGTCGCCGGCGGCGTGGTGCGCGGCTACCCCGCCCTGGTCGATGACGGCGCGACCGTCTCGGTGCGCATCGAGACGACGCCGGAGGAAGCGGCGCGGCAGACCCGCGCCGGCGCCCGCCGACTGCTTCTCCTCACGGTGCCGTCGGCCGCCGCGTATGTGCTCGAGCACCTCACCGCGAACGAGAAGCTGGCGCTCGCGGCATCCCCGTATCCGTCCGCGAAGGCGCTCATCGAGGACTGCCGCACGGCCGTCGCGGACGCCGTGATCGCTCGCCTCAGCCCGACGGGCGTGATCCGCACGCGAGCCGAGTTCGCGCGGGTCCGCGACGCCTTCTCCGCCGGCGTGGTCGATGACGTGTTCAAGACCGTGTCGCTGACGGCGCGCATCCTGATCCTCGCGCGGGACGCCGACCGTGCCGTGCGCAGCCAGAACTCGCTCGTCCTGCTCGGTGCACTCAACGACATCCGCGGGCAGTTGTCCGGACTCGTCTTCCCCGGCTTCGTCGCGCAGACCGGCCTCGCCCGACTCGCGCAACTGCCGCGCTACCTCCAGGGCGTGCTCGAACGACTGAGCGGCCTCGCCGACAACCCCGGCCGCGATCGACAGCGGATGACGGAGTTCGAACGCGCCGCCGCGCTGTTCGCCGACGCCGGCGGCGTCATCCCTCCCCCGCCGGATGCGCCGGCATCGCTCGTGCACGCGCGATGGCTGCTGGAGGAGTACCGGATGAGCCTGTTCGCCCAGCGCGTGGGGGCCGGCGAGCCGGTCTCGCTGCAGCGGATCACGAAGACGCTCGCAGGCTGA